CTTTGCCGTGGGATACATTTAATATTTCATCCTTCCAATCAAGTGCCATAACCATTGCCCTTGCAACATCCTTGACATGAATAAAATCAAACTCAGAATTAATATCATGATGCAATTTAATTGGCATACCTGTCACAAAACCCATTACCATGTCATATATAGGGTTTTTCTTCATCCCTTTACCATATAGACCGCTTGGTCTTAGGATTACATACTCAAATCCTCGCTCAAATGCATACTGTTTTATATATAGTTCACCCACAAGTTTGCTCACCCCATAAGGCCCTGACACCTTAGTGCTGCCAACAGGGCTTTCCTCATTAGAATTATATAGGTCTTCATAGACAAGAGCTGTTGAAATATAGACTATCTTCTTAATTCCGGCTTTATATGCAGCCTCTAATACATTAATTGTTCCTATTGCATTTATCTGAAAATCTTCAACAATCTTTTCTCTTGCCATATAAATTCTTGAGTTAGCTGCAAGATGATAAAGCACATCTCCTGATGGAAAACTTATAGAATTGGTAATATCAATTTCTTTACTGCTAAGAGATATTACATCCTCCACTTTATTTTTCACCATCTCAACAAAATGGGTCCCTAGAAAACTCGTAGCACCTGTAACTATAACTTTCACTTGAAAATACCTCGCACTCCCATGTTTTCTATAATATTCATCGGTAGATATAAAAATATCTTTAGTCTCAATTTAAAAATAAGCAATACCTATGCCAAAAATTGATATAGGGGTATAAAATAAATCCGCACCTGCCTGTGCCAGCACGGCAGACAGGTACAGAGCGTCAGAACAAAGCATGACCCATGCTTCGCATGGGTACCCCGGGCGCGACGAAGCGAGGAGAGAGGCGTATTTTCAGCATACGCCGCAGCGACCTGTCTGCGTGCAACGCACAGGCAGGCAACGCAGGTATGCGAAGTTATGACGCTCTGTATAGAAGAAGGATGTGCCTAGGGGGTTGATGTTGGTTTTACAACCTACTCAATTCAGATATCGTTAAGAATGGGCTAGAACGAGTGGTAATTGGAAATTACTAATAAAGATGATTACAACTGCACAGTGTCAAAACTTTGAATCTCTATTCTTGAATTGGACATTTTCCAGCATCAAAACTATATTCTAATAGAAGCCTCAAACCTATTTGCAGCGTCGTGATGATGGTAGTTGAAGGTTTCACGAATGCCCTGCCTGCCTATCTCTGCCCACCCTGCCTTCAGTTCTTTTAACAATAAAATAACAACCCCAATAGACTCATGGTCATTCTTAAGGTCAGCGTTTGCTATTTGCCTGAGCATGTAATTATACAGTTTCTCCAAGTTTGACGCTATCTCTCCTCCTGCCTTTTTATCCAGCGAACATAATAGTTCTGAAACAATGGCAGAGGCTTTATTAAGATATAACGATTTGCCGGGTATATCCTTTATATAAATCCTGTCCCTCGCTATATCAAGAAAGTTGATAGCGCCTTCGTAAGTCATTTGTATATTTATCAATCACCTTTTGAATGCCCTTTTTTCTTACAGTTACAGAGCCTTCAGCAAAATCTGTTATGTCATCAAGTTCATCGTATAATTTCTTTGCCACACCTGCAATCCCTGTTGATGTATTATCAATAAAGAGCGCCCTTGTGTCGCTATAGTCAGATGTAAGTTTACTGCCTAATGTACCCTCATCCAGAGTAACAGTGCCGTCTCTGTTTGTCTTTAAACCTACCTGTGCCATTACCTTTGTATCATCAGCAAGACCTGATATGGCAGAGGTGTATATCGTCCTGATTCTTCTTATTACAGAATCTGTCGTGCCTTCATTGTAAAGTGGCCCGCCTTTCTTTTTATCTGAGTCGTATTTACTATTATCATTTATATATTTAATTGCTTCACTGTAAGCATCTGTCATTGCCTTTATGTTTGCCTTGATGGTATCTGTATCGTTTTTAACAGTCAGGGTATATGAGCTGCCGCTGCCAGCAGCCTTCTTTAGAGTAAATGATACGCCTGCAATAACATCTGTTACTGTATTGGAACTTTTTGTAACAGAAAGACCATCAACCTTAAATGCGGCATCCTGTGCTGATTGAAGTGTAGTTGTGCCGCCTGTGCCGCTCGTGTTGTCAAGGTCAAGGATTGATTCATCCAGTCCTACGGTTATACCCCCTGAACTTCCTGAAGTTTTGCTTGTAAGCACGAGACGATATGGTGTAGAGGCATTACCATCATTTATTATTGTGCCTGTGACTGTTAAGAGAGAATTTGCTGCGCTCTGTGTAGAGTTTATTGCTGATACAAGCCCCTCAAGGGTCAGGTTAGAAGATGCAGTTATTGTTGTTATCTCAGCAGTACCACTTACTGTTACTGTATATCTAAATGTCTGCCCGCTGGCAAGCACTGTAGTCGTATCTTTATCTGCAAGGCTTTTTGCATTTACATTTGTAATCTTATTCGCCTGTGCAAGTGCAGTAATATCAGATATAACATAATTCCCGGCTATTGCATCATAAGAGGCAGAGGCAGATAGAATTGTGTCATCAGTCACCTCTGCCGATTTGACATCAAAGGTAGAGGCATCCTTTAATTTCTTTGCTGCTGACTCTACTGTGCCCAATTTTGTTGAAAATGTTTCATAGGCGGCCACTTTTGATTGATAATCGGTCTTCTTCTCATTAAAACTATTAACCCTCTTTTTCTCTACTGACACCAACTGTTCTATCAGTTGTCCATAATCAATACCGGATGTTAGTCCTGTAACACTAAAACCAGCCATGTTTATGCCTCCTTATCAAACAGGATGCCCTGTATACTCGTAAGTTTTTTGGAAATATTCAATATCTCTTCAGGCGGAATCTCTCGGACAACATCCCCTGTTTTAGCATCAATAATCTTTACCATAATCCTGTTTGTATCCCCATCCACCGCCATCTTGACCTCACGATTTAGAAGACCCTGAAGAAGGTCTGCTGCAGCATCCATCATCTTTTTTTTAAAAACCTCTTTTCTCTCTACACGAACATTATCGCCTGTCTTATCCTCTGAAACCACAGTTGAAGGGATATTTTCTTTTGACGGCTTACCCTCTGTTCTGGCTGGAATAGCAACCATTATATCTTTTATAGGCTGAACTGACATGTTCATCACCTCTTTTTTTTATACTTGAAGGCGGGAGGGGACAGCCGCCCCTCCCCTGCAAACTTATTCTAATACACTACCCTTTTACTTCAAAAGGGTAAGGACTTGCTGCGGCAATACATTGGCCTGCGCAAGGACTGATGTTGCTGCCTGTGTTATAATCTGGTTCCTTGTAAACTTCGCTGTTTCAGAGGCAAAATCAGCATCTGTTATACTGCCTACCGCTGCATCATAGTTCTCTGCTGTAGATGTAAGGTTGGAAATAGCAATACTAATCCTGCTCTGTTTTGCACCAATATCGCCTCTCCATGTAGCAACAAGTGCGATAGCGCTGTCAACCTGTGTAAGCATTGACTGTGCAGCTGATACTGAATTGATGGCTGAGAAAGTACCTCCATGTATAGTTAGCGCACTTGCGTCAGCATTAGAAATAGTAAGACTAATTCTGTCATTTGCAGTCACATTCTGGAAACCAATCTGGAAACTCAATGCATTTGCAGATGCAGAGATACTTCCATCAATAAGTTTCTGACCGTTATACTCTGTAACATCAGAGATTCTGTCAATTTCGCTCATTAACTGCTGGAATTCTGAATTCAGGGCATTTCTCTCATTTGTGCCAAGTGAACCATTTGATGCCTGTTCTGACAATTCTCTCATCCTTTGCAGGACATTACCTGTCTCTTTGAGGGCTCCGTCCGCAACCTGCATAAGGTTTACACCTTCATTGGCATTCCTCACTGCCTGATATATGGAACGGGAGTGAGATTTTAATTTTTCGCTGACTGCTAAACCTGCGGCATCATCCGATGCCCTGCTGATGCGCAGTCCCGAAGAGAGCCTTCTGACGGAACTTGAATACTCATCATTTGCCTGTGAAACATTTCTTTGTGCGATAAGTGAAGATATGTTGGTATTAACTGATAGTGCCATGGTTTTATCCTCCTTGATTTTTAATGAGT
The sequence above is a segment of the Deltaproteobacteria bacterium genome. Coding sequences within it:
- the fliD gene encoding flagellar filament capping protein FliD — its product is MAGFSVTGLTSGIDYGQLIEQLVSVEKKRVNSFNEKKTDYQSKVAAYETFSTKLGTVESAAKKLKDASTFDVKSAEVTDDTILSASASYDAIAGNYVISDITALAQANKITNVNAKSLADKDTTTVLASGQTFRYTVTVSGTAEITTITASSNLTLEGLVSAINSTQSAANSLLTVTGTIINDGNASTPYRLVLTSKTSGSSGGITVGLDESILDLDNTSGTGGTTTLQSAQDAAFKVDGLSVTKSSNTVTDVIAGVSFTLKKAAGSGSSYTLTVKNDTDTIKANIKAMTDAYSEAIKYINDNSKYDSDKKKGGPLYNEGTTDSVIRRIRTIYTSAISGLADDTKVMAQVGLKTNRDGTVTLDEGTLGSKLTSDYSDTRALFIDNTSTGIAGVAKKLYDELDDITDFAEGSVTVRKKGIQKVIDKYTNDLRRRYQLS
- the fliS gene encoding flagellar export chaperone FliS, with the translated sequence MTYEGAINFLDIARDRIYIKDIPGKSLYLNKASAIVSELLCSLDKKAGGEIASNLEKLYNYMLRQIANADLKNDHESIGVVILLLKELKAGWAEIGRQGIRETFNYHHHDAANRFEASIRI
- a CDS encoding SDR family oxidoreductase; this encodes MKVIVTGATSFLGTHFVEMVKNKVEDVISLSSKEIDITNSISFPSGDVLYHLAANSRIYMAREKIVEDFQINAIGTINVLEAAYKAGIKKIVYISTALVYEDLYNSNEESPVGSTKVSGPYGVSKLVGELYIKQYAFERGFEYVILRPSGLYGKGMKKNPIYDMVMGFVTGMPIKLHHDINSEFDFIHVKDVARAMVMALDWKDEILNVSHGK
- a CDS encoding flagellar protein FlaG, encoding MSVQPIKDIMVAIPARTEGKPSKENIPSTVVSEDKTGDNVRVERKEVFKKKMMDAAADLLQGLLNREVKMAVDGDTNRIMVKIIDAKTGDVVREIPPEEILNISKKLTSIQGILFDKEA
- a CDS encoding flagellin FliC, which translates into the protein MALSVNTNISSLIAQRNVSQANDEYSSSVRRLSSGLRISRASDDAAGLAVSEKLKSHSRSIYQAVRNANEGVNLMQVADGALKETGNVLQRMRELSEQASNGSLGTNERNALNSEFQQLMSEIDRISDVTEYNGQKLIDGSISASANALSFQIGFQNVTANDRISLTISNADASALTIHGGTFSAINSVSAAQSMLTQVDSAIALVATWRGDIGAKQSRISIAISNLTSTAENYDAAVGSITDADFASETAKFTRNQIITQAATSVLAQANVLPQQVLTLLK